In Peromyscus leucopus breed LL Stock chromosome 9, UCI_PerLeu_2.1, whole genome shotgun sequence, the sequence TTATAGTCACAGTGACAGCTAATGCTACCCTTCACTCTCCCATGTACTTTCTTCTTGGAaatctctcctttctggacatGTGTATTGCTACTGTCACAACACCAAAAATGATCAGAGACTTGCTTGCAGAACACAAGAGCATCTCTGTATGGGGCTGCATGGCTCAGATGTTCTTCATGCACTTCTTTGGGGGTGCTGAAATGACACTTTTGATAGTCATGGCCTTTGATAGATATGTGGCCATATGCAAACCCTTGCACTACAGGATAATCATGAGTCAAAGATTGCTGAATACATTTGTAATACTTTCCTGGACCATTGGTTTCATACACACCATGAGCCAGATGGTATTGACAGTGAACTTGCCTTTCTGTGGCCACAACATTGTAAATAACATATTTTGTGATCTCCCCCTGGTGATCAAGCTTGCTTGTATTGAAACAAACACTCTGGAGTTGTTCGTCATTGCTGACAGTGGGCTGCTGTCTTTCATCTGTTTCATCCTCTTGCTTGTTTCTTACACTGTCATTCTGGTCACTGTGAGGCACAAATCACCTGGCAGGCTTTCCAAGGCTCTGTCCACATTGTCTGCCCATATAATTGTGGTCACTCTGTTCTTTGGACCCTGTATCTTCATCTATGCCTGGCCATTTGGTAGTTTTGCAAGCAATAAAATCTTTGGTATATTTTATACTGTTATCACTCCCCTACTGAATCCTCTTATTTACACACTGAGAAATCAGGAGATGAAAAAAGCTATGAGAAAATTATGGATCCAACAAGTTAGCTTCGAGTAGAACATATAAATTGAACTGTACATGTTACCATAGTTAGATAAATTAATGACTATGGATAATGTATTGTTCTACTTTTATATTTAAGCCATATACCAATAAAGAGAAATTGCTACTAATATATTATTGTCTCATTCATAGTGAtgatttaatgttatttttcagCATTTTTACTTTGCATATTTCC encodes:
- the LOC114695996 gene encoding olfactory receptor 4L1-like; the encoded protein is MDYENGSAVTEFILVGFSGGWQLQTVFFVIFYLIYFATVVGNTFIIVTVTANATLHSPMYFLLGNLSFLDMCIATVTTPKMIRDLLAEHKSISVWGCMAQMFFMHFFGGAEMTLLIVMAFDRYVAICKPLHYRIIMSQRLLNTFVILSWTIGFIHTMSQMVLTVNLPFCGHNIVNNIFCDLPLVIKLACIETNTLELFVIADSGLLSFICFILLLVSYTVILVTVRHKSPGRLSKALSTLSAHIIVVTLFFGPCIFIYAWPFGSFASNKIFGIFYTVITPLLNPLIYTLRNQEMKKAMRKLWIQQVSFE